From Silurus meridionalis isolate SWU-2019-XX chromosome 14, ASM1480568v1, whole genome shotgun sequence, a single genomic window includes:
- the LOC124397279 gene encoding paralemmin-1-like yields MDEAGKYQQRLQTIAEKRRIQEEEEKVRRKMEEEQLKLAQHKRKSQREQWLMEVTPSSTEDPKRKSGIPTPQTKEQSVEDSEILMEKEMEITESMKEESTQIGENEPSSHSADDTEQPAQANLGEEEINVLEVLETEVEQSLLPKASQEDTEEERKAETEELNLNQLEHIDQPHHVLLQTPDEVHFSLADRNTELFIAEDNTEVEEEEWELVNCSPEKELDLVLTSDSTEAPTDSAVGHKDDGTVLKVEQVFISDKEEGIEIGASEVLNLVVAEKVSVRSREERPPEGEIQTHAGTSAPLQELSNVSGIISKEPVYSVECELDLPAHAAHTQRILGVNTEYKGDQSVSASRIVNVECKDVPRPESEVIQYVSLDRKREKSSSLLKKGMVAQSTEQESEIQVLMPSSVTPNRAETVTSPKKETCQCCSVM; encoded by the exons ATGGATGAGGCAGGAAAGTACCAGCAAAGACTGCAGACCATTGCA GAGAAGAGGCGAAtacaggaagaggaagaaaaagtaAGGCGGAAGATGGAAGAAGAGCAGCTAAAGCTCGCTCAACACAAG AGGAAGTCTCAGAGAGAGCAGTGGCTGATGGAAGTGACCCCTAGCAGTACTGAAGATCCTAAACGGAAGTCTGGGATTCCCACTCCTCAGACAAAAGAGCAGAGTGTtgaaga CTCAGAGATTCTGATggagaaagaaatggaaataaCTGAGAGCATGAAGGAAGAATCTACACAGATTGGGGAGAATGAGCCTTCAAGCCATTCTGCAGATGACACAGAGCAGCCTGCACAG GCAAACCTGGGAGAGGAGGAGATAAACG TGCTTGAGGTGTTGGAGACTGAAGTGGAGCAAAGCCTGCTTCCGAAAGCATCACAGGAGGAtacagaggaagaaagaaaggcagaaacAGAAGAGCTAAATCTCAATCAATTAGAGCATATTGATCAACCCCACCATGTTTTACTGCAAACACCAGACGAGGTCCATTTTTCTTTAGCCGATAGAAACACTGAGCTATTTATAGCAGAGGACAATACTGAAGTAGAGGAAGAAGAATGGGAGTTGGTGAATTGTAGTCCAGAAAAAGAGCTGGACCTTGTGCTGACATCTGACTCAACAGAAGCTCCGACAGACTCTGCTGTTGGTCATAAAGATGATGGCACAGTTCTGAAGGTGGAGCAGGTCTTTATCTCTGATAAAGAAGAAGGCATAGAGATTGGTGCATCTGAGGTGCTAAACCTCGTTGTGGCTGAGAAGGTGTCAGTAAGAAGCAGAGAGGAAAGACCTCCTGAGGGTGAAATACAGACTCATGCAGGCACATCTGCACCTTTGCAGGAGCTGAGTAATGTGTCAGGTATAATTTCCAAAGAGCCAGTATATTCAGTAGAATGTGAACTGGATCTTCCAGCACATGCAGCACACACTCAGAGAATTCTTGGAGTTAATACAGAATACAAAGGAGACCAAAGTGTATCTGCAAGCAGAattgtaaatgtggaatgtaagGACGTACCACGACCTGAAAGTGAAGTAATTCAGTATGTCTCATtagatagaaaaagagagaaatcatCATCCTTGTTGAAAAAGGGAATGGTTGCACAAAGCACTGAGCAAGAATCAGAAATACAAGTACTTATGCCTTCCAGTGTAACCCCAAATAGAGCAGAAACAGTCACCTCCCCAAAAAAGGAAACTTGCCAATGTTGCTCTGTCATGTAA